The sequence tattattaaaaatttatcaatttttaaaaaataattaaatctttaaaaatctTACTTAATTCAAGATCAATTCACCTTTTTTTATTGCTTCTATCATTTCAgctaataatatttgaaaaaaatataaaattatgaaaatctattaaaagagaattttaaaatttctattttaatattctcaATTATATCATTCattatattactatatatattcaatttattagtAGTCAAATTACATACATTAtgtcttaaaaaataaaaattgcaatttcaatatttaaattaaaaactatttatcatcaaaatagcAGCAAACGACAATTACTGAAAATAAGCGCAGAGGATttaattagaaagaaaaataattattatattgaaataatagaaattaaaataatagaaattaaaaaaaaaaatcaacataCCGTTTAtgaaatcttttttataaaaaaaaaaaaaaaaagtgtgaTAATTTCAAGTCCTCTCTCATAATAATGAAGGACAGGTAATGGGTTTGTTTAATTCAATAAAGTCAAATTGGAAACAGACTTGTTTAGCCAGCACCGAGACAACCCAGCTTGATTATGAATTTTGCATCACTTATaacagtaaaaaaaaaataaaaaaatctcactACCTCCATCATCTCTGCTCCATCTTTTCCCTTCGCGCGTATGACTCCCTTTCTGATTCCACTTCAACAACCACAAAAGGTGAGAAATTCAACTACCCATTTACTTGATTGAACCAAAACACCAGAAAACAATTCATCAGATTGAATAAAGATGGAGCAAAATGAAGTGGGTCTTGATTTGgagaagaagaacaagaactcagaagaggaggaagaagaagaaaaagaaaggcacCGAAAGTACTATTCAGTAGAGCAGATATTCGAAGAGCAGGAAGTGCCATCATGGAGAAAGCAACTGACTGTAAGGGCATTCTTGGTGAGCTTTGTGCTGAGTATATTATTCAGCTTCATAGTAATGAAGCTAAATCTAACGACTGGGATTTTACCTTTACTCAATGTATCTGCTGGTCTTTtgggtttctttttcctcAAAATTTGGACATCTTTTCTTTCCAAGTTTCGGTTACTCAGCCAACCATTTACAAGACAAGAGAACACTGTTATCCAGACTTGTGTTGTTGCCTCCTCCGGAATCGCCTTCAGTGgtactttcttcttctttttgatcccctttattatttttatttttttctactttaaatttaattacttgttAAATCAAGGCATAACTTTgtgatgttttctttttttaactaaaGATTGAACTGATTGTAAAGATTGATACTTATGTAACATTGATTGGTAAAGTAGATTACCATAGAAAGATGTTTTTATTGTTGATTTTTCAAGTATGGAAGATGAAGATAGGAATATGcaaaaagaacaaacaaagtagaaaagataaaagtgTCTACTtcttttaattgtctttttcttCAACTAGAGATGGTATGGTTGAGGAGCCGAAAAAGAGAGGACTTACTAAGTTACAATATTATCCTCTTTCCAGTGAAAGacgagatttttttttctttcctttcttttaaatagatataaataatatgagttgtttgtttgttctttgtggttgtattttcttttctttttttttaaaggttCTAAGCCTCCATTAGTATTGCGGTTGGTAAAAGtgctttaaaaaaattaaaaaaacttttttttttttgagttatGAATACTACTTCTGTTCTGAAGAAAAgtaagtaaattaatattttgtttcaaaatgagaTTTGATGAATGcagattataaaaaaatgaatttattaaataaaagaattctaaacttattttttaaaacccAATGACTATTCCAAACATGCCCATAGTGTGTAGACACATATCTATCAGTAGGTTGCAGCCTCTtgtcatttttgttttattttatcttttataagtGTAGCTAAAGCAGGATGTGATTATGATTTTagagattttataatattaattttgggATATGATGGaggatatataatttaatagagatAAAGGAGGGTGTACATTTGTTTTGTTCATAAAAGGAGGatataattgtttattttattgctaAATTGGAGAAAGTTAAACTCCAAAAGTGACCTCTTTGAAGTTAAACTCCAAAGttgacttcttcttcttcttcttcttcttcttcttcttaaaaagaaaaaagacattAATAGTAGGTTAACAACAACTACATTGTCTCAAGTTGAAACTCATCTAAGTTACCCTTTTATTTAATGACATCAAGttttattcatcattttataaaaactttgTTTTATAAGCTCctttattttaacttaaatcaaataattctTATGAGCTGTTCTTCAGAACAGTTAAAACTCATGGATCAACATGTGGTTTAGGCTGATATTATTATGCTCTCATGTTTGTCGAAAAAACAGGTCAGGTCCAATGCCATATGAAATTTTGTGCATATTAAATGTTCATTCTGAACAGttagtaatttttaatcattagAGCAAACTCTCAGGGGATTGAGTAATATACCATGTTTTCTACACTAAAAAACATACTGCATTACCTTCTCTTGCCCAAAAAACTTTCTGGTGCTTTGTGGTTGTTGAAGACATTTCTTTCCTGGAAATACTGCTgtcttatataaatattaggagATGCATGATCCCATGAAGACAATGCCCATTAACCATTGTGAAGTTGTATTGAAGTAAAGTTATTTGGTCCTAGTCTTTTAGTAACATTCATGAAGCAATCCTGATatgaaatgaataaataatggAGTGCTGCTTGATTATGTCTGATTCAGACTGGTGGGTCCAGTTGAGTTATTTATAGCCTGTTGGACTGATTTTAGTTATCGAACTTATTTATAAGCCTAAgagttgaattatttttagaagaaTTATATCAATTTCATGTTTAAATTGGTCAACAGAAGACCTTTTTATGCTATTTGATTAGAATCCaaacaattttaataaatggCTAATTTGTGAGATGAAATTTCCAAATTTCTGAAGTTATGCCCCTGCTTGATGATTATTTGCGGTTATTGATGAATCTGTATTTTGGAGTTTGTACTGAGTGAATCAGTTCCATTGTTTGATATTTAGTGGtttgctaaaaatttaatgtttttatCATTGATGTAAAATTAGGAGGTTTTGGGAGTTACCTCTTTGGAATGAGTGAGACTATTGCCAAACAGTCAGCAGAAGACAAAATTGATCATAAAAATCCCTCATTACCTTGGATGATTGGCTTCCTATTCGTAGTTAGCTTTCTGGGCCTTTTCTCCGTGGTGCCACTCAGGAAGGTACAAAATACAGTATCTATAAATTGGATGTGAAGTGTACTAAcaaccaaaaattaaattgacctttttaatattcttcttttaacaTTGTTTCCTTTAGAATGTATTCTCCCAGTTTTTGTTTGAGATTTCTTCCTCTAATCACCTTGATTGGCCTCAGATCATGATCATAGACTTCAAATTGACATATCCAAGTGGCACTGCAACTGCTCATCTCATCAACAGTTTCCACACTCCTGCAGGAGCCAAGCTAGCAAAGTAACCTCTTGTCGGACTTGCAGTTTATCTTAATTGGATATGAGTATGTAGCAACTGTAAGATATTCCTGACCATCTTGGTTTTTCCATTGTAGGAAACAAGTGAAGACACTGGGtaagttcttttctttcagCTTCTTGTGGGGTTTCTTTCAATGGTTCTATGCTGCAGGAGATGGTTGTGGATTTGGTAGCTTCCCTACATTTGGACTCGAGGCATATAAAAACaagtaaatatattacttaacttccaaataaatttaattaatgtaaAAGCATTATACTGGAGACAAAGAACTTACCTTCACAAATTCTgttataaatatgtaattattttgtgTATGCAGGTTTTACTTTGATTTCTCAGCAACATATGTTGGAGTTGGAATGATTTGCCCTTATATTGTTAACATATCAGTTTTGCTTGGAGGAGTTCTTTCCTGGGGTCTAATGTGGCCTCTGATAGATACTAGAAAGGGTGATTGGTATCCTGCAGCACTGAGCTCAAATGACATACATGGCCTTCAAGGTTACAGGGTAAGTTTCTATTGAAGTGTTAGAATGGCCTTGCacaattcaaaatatttttcgcAAAGGATTTTCATTAGCACTGACTAGCTTAAGTATTGAACTCAGGTTTTTATTGCTATCGCCATGATCTTGGGTGATGGTCTATACAACTTCTTCAAGGTGCTCACCCGGACACTGGTTGCCTTGTTTCTCCAACTTCGAAATAGAGGTGCAAGAAATTTCCTTCCTAATGCTGGCCAACTTTCTCCCAGGAGCTGTAACTTCTCTTATGACGATGAACGTCGGACTCGGCTGTTTCTCAAGGATCAAATTCCGACATGGTTTGCTATTGCAAGCTATGTTGCAATTGCTGCCATTTCTACTGCCACTCTTCCGCACATTTTTCACCAGCTCAAATGGTATTACATACTGGTCATCTATTTCTTTGCACCAACCTTGGCATTTTGTAATGCTTATGGGTGTGGACTCACTGACTGGTCCCTTGCCTCCACCTATGGGAAGCTTGCTATTTTCACAATTGGCGCATGGGCTGGGGCCTCACATGGTGGAGTTATTGCTGGACTTGCAGCTTGTGGAGTCATGATGAACATCGTCGCCACAGCCTCTGACCTAACCCAGGATTTTAAGACAGGTTACTTAACCTTGTCTTCACCACGGTCAATGTTTGTGAGCCAAGTAATTGGAACCGCGATGGGTTGCATAATTTCCCCTTGTGTCTTTTGGCTCTTCTACAAAGCGTTTGATGATCTTGGGCAGCCTGGAAGTGAATACCCTTCTCCTAATGCTGTTATATACAGAAACATGGCAATTTTGGGGGTACAGGGCTTCTCAGCACTGCCAAAGGATTGCCTCTTGCTTTGTTATGTGTTTTTTGGTGCTGCCATTCTGATAGACGTGATCAAAGACACATTGGGTAAGAGATGGGCGAGATTCATACCTCTCCCAATGGCAATGGCCATACCTTTCTATTTGGGGCCATACTTCGCCATTGACATGTGCGTAGGAAGCTTCATTCTGTTTGTCTGGGAAAAGATCAACAAGACAAAGGCGGATGCCTTTGGCCCAGCAGTGGCTTCCGGTTTGATTTGCGGGGATGGAATATGGACTTTGCCTAGTTCGATACTAGCTCTAGCAGGAGTTAAGCCACCCATTTGCATGAAGTTTTTGTCGGAGGGAGCAAATAGCAGGGTTGACAAGTTCTTAGGATCATGAGGTAAGCTTGAAGGTTTGGCTGTAGTGCTTTCTTGTATATTAATTCTTAGGCCTTCTCATTAGCAAAAAAACATGgtgtagaaaagaaaatgtcattgttgttttttttacCTTACTATTACAATATATCtgtattttgttttttgtttttgataaTGTGCTGATGGATATGATCATATGATTACCAAAGATTGCAACCCTGTTAATAGTCTAGGTTATGCACTGTGAtactcaatttaaaaaaaatttctttttgattttgaaaattactttttaaaagcgagtaaattaacattttttttaaagcagtttaaaaataatatagtttataaaatattaaaaataaataaaatattaaatacaaaaattttaaacttttttttttacattatttaacaccaaaatatattatagttttatACTATCTAGATCAAAATAGTTTAGACTgagtttgaaaataattaaaactaaaagtgtaaatcataataaagaaatcaagttaataaAAACCTGAACTAAGTTTCCACCATACTAACCCTtctataatttgattaaatatttattaaatctagtttaatttattttaaagataatttataCCAAATTagcaaatatattatttcaatcatACCACCATATTCATTAATTCCTTGCTTACTGTTGTGGtcaattctattaatttaaattcattaagtTCTATGGCAAATTTAAGCAAATCTCAAGAACCTTATAAGCTTTATGTCTAAGTCTTAATAGTCATTGCttaatattctttaaattaatatcaaatttcaATTGTCGTTACTTCGCTTAATACTTAATTGCAAATATTAGATCTTTATATGCACAATAACATTAAGTAGAAGAATAAtaagtcaaaataattaaaccaagaatcaAGGAATATTACTAAATCAAATCATAGAATAAGGTTACTGGGTTTCCAccaaattctaaaaaataaacttagttactcataatataattgaaactaacaaaattaaatgagTTCATTGAATGtaagaataataaagtaaaataagaagGGGAGAAAGAATTCTTGGATCTTGACGGAATTCCTTCAATCTTGGTCTTTGAATCTTCTTCAATCCTTGCCTTTAGCcactttttctaattctagaaactTGCCTCCTAACCCTAGAATATCTCCACGAATACCTAAGAATACCTCTACTAATGTTTATATAGCCCAAGGCTATTAAAAAGACCTAAAAACccaaaaatacataaaatagaCTAAAATTCTTAGTGCTGAAATTGGCACGCCCCGCGCTTGCGGCAGTAAGTTTCTTTTATATGCCCTTTGCGCTACCTCGTGGAAGTTCTATCTTTGTTGAAGTGTTTCCAATATGCTCTTTTTTGCTCCTATGCCCTCCAATCTTCCTTAACttgcttaattaaaataaaaaactcctattttttaccaaaattacctgaaattataaataactcAACCAAGtgaataaattcataataatttcACTGAAATCACCATAGAATTATCATAATTAGCCATACAAAGTACTAAATTACTATGCATAAAATGAGTGTATCACTACTCTATTCCTCTTTTCTCAGAAAAGgtctaatataaaaaagaagaagagaagttACAAACCAAAAAGGAAACTCTGAGAATAGGTATAGTATTTTGAAATTGTAACTCTAATTGAGTAACCAGGAGTCGGCATCACAAATGTTCACACTCGCGTCAAAAGGCTAGAATGACAATTTCGAATATGCCCAAACTTAATCTTGTCTAAACAAAATACTAATAAGTACTGAGCAACATAAGTATTTGGTTTGTCACTGAGGGGgaaaatctttaattatatctCTTCAATGTTTTGAGTGGTTTATAAAGAATGCTCATTTCTCTAAATTTAGGTTTCAAGTCTTTGATTTTCCTTGCTCCTATTAAGAGAATACTCTAGTTTGTGGTTTATCATTCGAGGATTGATACTTTTCTAATGGTTCTAGACTGTCTTCATAAATGATTGacttttaagttatttaatatctttttagtgGAGAGAGGGTTCgtcatttctttgtttttgattCTATTAAGGATAAGAAATTGCTCAAGTGTGGGGGAATTTGGTAAGTGCTAAAGACATTTACTTTTGACCTATATTTTGTATTGATTTTACCtccaattgagtttaattGTTTGTTTAGAGCTTGGTTTTTAGTTCTTTTACAAATTAGGAATATATAACAAGGCAAAGAGGtctttagaataaaaaagCACAGTAATCGAGCTTAGAAAAATGCATTTTCATGAAGGGTTGACGTCATCACATGGGAAGTACACGCCCGTGTGGCTTCACCGTGTGGATCAAGAAAAATGGCAGATTATAATAGAGCTTGACACGGGAAGATAGCATGCCCGTGTGCCTTCCAGTGTCCCACAATAAAAAAGGGCAGAATATACAATAAGTTCACATGGATAGGTCGCATGCTTGTGTTACCTAGAAAATGAAGATTTGACAATGGATGAATTTGGGACGTCACATGCCCATGTGTTCCCCGTGtggttaattaaaatacactATTTAAAGGaatttttaggattgttttaGAGGAGTTCAGTCATTATTTCATTTCTAAAGAGAGAAATACTTAGAAAACTTGTTTTACTTTCATTTGTTAGGTTTTGATTGATTATTTTCAAGGAAGAGTATCATTTTCATCATTGTTTCccaagattgaagattttcttctttaatcaTCCATAAATAGTTTGAAATCTTCTTTctctaatctttatttccttattacaatgtGTAGCAATTAATCTTCTTACTTGTTGGATTTTTATGAACCTTAATTTATATTGTATGGATTGgttcaaagttaatgcaattaaatcttttcTATGAGTTGTTTTGTTCATTTGTTTACTTAATcatctatttcaattgataagtcaacATATTGATtgggatttatttttataaattgattaaagatgactatttatgaattgatcacaTCTTAGGGATTGCAGATTGATTGAAATtctagagatagatctacaagatcCTTTAGTTTAATAGTTCTTCAATTTTAATGCATGACATAAATGAGTGGATTTGAGAAGAGATTCATTTCCCTCCTCTTAGGAATTATGGGTTTAATCACTTCAGAAAGGTTTTTACCTAATTTTGTGGAATGCCAATTCAACTTTTggttttgatttaattgctaTTTATTTCATGAAGTATTCAACTTATTAGGGAGATCCATTACTTGAATAGGCTTTATCctttattaatataccaaTTGTTCTAattctcatttttaatataatttacttttaagcATTACTATAACTAACCTATATTTGATTGCTAAATATTAGTATATGATTGAAAATagttgatgtgcatagttttacacatatttgcttgcatattattgtgtattttcttagcaattactgtgcttttattccaagatcatctatgttttgtgttcttttgcatttcaagaGAATTTATAAGACCATCATCAAtgtttgagcaattatagatcaatacgtgcgaaAATGGACAGGGAACTCATCAAAATTGGACAAGGGCTCGCATGTCAAACATTAAGCACAgcctaggtcaaggccgtgaccaaccattagcctttgatcctcaaatgTGGCATTTTGGGCACGGTTTTCGAGGCTATCAcagcctccagcacggcccgtggtggctcagcaccggcgggGGCACGACCAGGAAGAAAACCTAACTTGCGAGATCCGAAGGTTCAACACGGCCTAGACttcggccgtgctgaccagcacggccatGACCACGGTCGTGCTGGGATAATTATATAAGGAAAGCGATTTCTTAAGCTAGAAAAAAGAAGGCAGGAGGAGAGTTTTGGCAGCTGGTTCGATTTTTGTGGAGTACTGAGTTCGGGAGAGAGTTGTAGAGAGTGAGAACCCCgtaatcgcaaggttccgagtgcaaaacagtagtggagcaaatcGAGAGGCAATTGGGTAAATCAATCGTAGTGCTgattcagatttggagctgttcatctaattcgagagaaaagggtgtatatgtttcatttttgttattctttcattataattgatttcctagttgtttttaaacatgaacatgtgtagctagattgatttaatccattggaatttctttactatgttggcttagtattaaattgttgcattgtttgagtttagttttgtatccttcttactttcagtattaataagataatgcattattcatgagacgttatgaattatggtgtttagattgctttatgtgattgagaagttcatttggcAGTAAGGAGTGCTTGACATGATCCCTTTAACCTAGTAAGGTAGCATTCTCTCTCCATCTTCTGATTGCTAGCATGGTTATTACCCCTCTAAAAGTCGGTATTTTCAGCTTTAAATAATGAATGCTCGTGGCTACTTTGGTTTCCATCAGCATAGGTCGTTCGAAGACTACATTGTACGTGAATGGAATGTCGATTACCATGAACAAAATTTGCCACTTTTTAGTTAACTCTTTTATTATGTTTGCCCTTCTAGTTTCCTGTCCGAGCTCTACAATCAAATACGAAATTCCTAAAGGTTGCACTGGTTGGCTACCTAGGCCTAGAAGTGGTGTCGTGCAAGCTTTCATATTCACTACCTCGCTACCAATGGCCTTGTAGCACTCCAGAGTCATGATGCTGACTGCGCTTCCATGATCAATAAATAGCCTCCTTACCCAGTATCTCTCAGCGAATCCTGGCATTTCCAAGGCATCTTAGTGAGGCATCTCATCTCCATCTTTTTTCGGAGAAGACTATACCCGGGAGCTTCTCATGTTCGGCCATCATAACCTGGCCCCTTTTTATCTTGGAGCTTTTAGCAACAAATATAGCTCCACTAAAGATCACGTTCACATATCCTCTCTTCTCGTCTCTTTTTTTCTAGGGACCTCTCGTGATCTCTATCCTTTGATCCTTTGAATCTCCTAGAACCTCTATTTCTGCCAAACCGACCTTCTCCCCAGTAATGAACCGCTTAAGATGGCCTCTCTCAATTAACCTTTTAATCTCCTTTTTGAGATGAATGCATTCCTCAGTATTGTGAGCATGACCCTTATGGAACTTACAGAACTTGTTTTTATTCCTTGAGTCTGCAGTTTATTCCCTCATAGGGTTCAGATATCGAATGTCGCCCTTATTCTTCTGAACCCACATCAAGATATTGGTCCTTGACGTGTTTAGAGGAGCAAAGTCTTTTTTGCTGCTGCTCTTTGAGTCACTCTTTCTTCTATCATCTCTGGACCCCTGCTTAGGTTGATTAGATTTACCTCTTGATCGATTATGATAATCGGATCTCCTTCCCActttttaatcctcatccagTCTGATAAAACTGTGAGCTCGGTCCATGAGCTCGGCATATGACTCTGGTGGATCGACAGTTAGCGAGTCCTTGAACTTGTTCATATAGGTATTGTCGGTCATTGCATCGATAGCTGTATCCTGGTTGAGTTTTTCAACATGTACAActtctttgttaattctttCCACAAAATCCTTCAAACTCTCATCATGCCTTTGGATACACTTCTTCATATCACTTGACCTCTTCTTCGGAGGAATGCTTATGATGAACCAAGCTTTGAATAGTTCAGCAAGTATAgcaaaatcatatataaaGCCATCCGACAAGCTCTAATACCACTTTTGAGCACTTTCTTTCAGGGTTGTGGGAAAGATCCTGCACCTGATAGGATCTGAGACATTATGTAatctcattttaatattaaaattattaacatggCCTAGTAGATCTCCCAAACCATCATAAGAATCCAAAGGCAGTAGCTTTAATTTCTCAAGAAAATGTTCTAGTAGAATGCTCGGACATAAAGGGTTGCCCTTCGAGATGACCTCTTCTCTCATTATCCTTCCTGCTTGATACTTCTTCAGGCATTGTTAATTCTCTTATTGATGGTATCCTTAATCCATGCAGAATCATGGGTTTGAGAACTAGAGCTTTCCTCTTATGTATCTTTAACTCGGTTTCTCTTTCGAGATTTGTTATCCTTTGTTGAGTATTTGTTGTTCTTAGAATCTGTATGGTCGGTGGCGTATAGTATTCTCAGTTGTTGCAAGAATGTGGCTGGTACTTATTAGCGTAGGCTGCCTTGTAAGTGTCTGAGTGGCGATTATACATAGTGGCGACATTCTTTGGTGATCTGCTAAGGACTCTAAGGAAGACCTAGGGTCGGAGTTCGGCTATAATGTGTGACAGGCGAAATGAAGATTAGAGTTTGAGATAAAGGTGCTGGCGGCCTTTGTCCCATCTTCTTTTGCCAAGCAGCTGAAAGATTTTCGACTAGAGGTGGACATCTCCAAGTGTAATTTCCACTAAAAATTTGCTCCAGTATGAAATCATTGAGAAGATTTCTCCTCCTAAGGTTCGGATGACAGGTCCAGGCGGACCTAAAGATGATTGACTGATCTGCGGAGGAAATTCGAGTCTAGCCGAGAAATTACTGGTTTCATCTGCAGCTCTTAGCAGACGAACATCATTCTGAACTTGATTGGTTGCCATTTAGATCAATTTTGGGCAAAAATGGACTGAATCAGAAGCTTTTAACCTTGGGTTGACTTTCGGAAAgtcaacacggcccgtgtagCTGAAGCACTTTGAAGTAGCACGTTTTCCGAGGGTACCACACCCAAGAGCACGACCCGTGTTAGCCACACCCAAGAGCACGACCTGTGTTGGCTAACACGGGCAAGAACACGGGCATGCTCGATTCAGTTCATTCTATCAATTGGAGTCCAACACGGCCCATGTTGAGAGACACAAGCTAGAACACGCCTGTATTTGCGCAATGAATAAAAGGAACGAgctagaaagaaaaagaaaagagagtcCGGGATCGGCGATTTTGactcttcatcttctattaTAATTTTGCTAGACGTGTTGTTAAGCATTTCAAGGGGCATCCAGAAAACTGATTCCACCTTGGAACATCAGATTCGTAATCTGggttttggattgaagattgaggaggagttttggagcaaaTTAAGAAGCAATTCTAGAGATCAACTATAGTGTAGATCAAGGCtttgagctgttcatccaattctaggaaaagggtgtatatgtttcgatttttttgttctttcattgtaattgaattcctattagctttagacatgaacatgtgtagctagattggttgaacccattggggttccttgcTATGTTGGCTATATACTGAATTATTGAGATTGGTTGACTTTCctttcttatattctttttacaattaataatataaatctagtTGTCGTTACATTGATTGTATTGATTACTATTCTTAGAACTCTTttagtaattgagaaattctaattgagtttggaaatttaattgcaagaacAGGTTAATTCCCCCTTAGAGGTAAGGttaattaacaaagcttaatagaggtagattaaagcttaaggcttagttaataatcaatcgttaggaagagattccaattttaggttcttaggtttagggatTCGTttgtctcgagagggaaactaaattcagtttagaatccatccatgggtagcataatcggactcaacaatctattatcttttgtttgatagccaactagtctaggtcctctttgggtttgcttttctgttttgattattttctttactcattcattctcgcattatacttagaatttagtttttagtaaatctagaaacctccgttattaatattaggctagataacaaggaacgaagtagtaactctaggatttcactttcccgagggatacaatatttttaatacttgtcgttgtgctaggctgcatcgataggttcactgtcttagttgtagttgcataagCACATGCTCATCAATTATCAAACATTTCCTGCCCTATTTCGATGTGCAATTCAATTCATTTATGTACCCCCGTACTTTAaagtgctgccatcctagaagtcTACCATAAGCTGTTCCTTGTCTAGGCATCCTATCTTTGCCCCGGCGTCCACTTCCCGCCCTTATTGGACTTCTTCTCTAGG is a genomic window of Ricinus communis isolate WT05 ecotype wild-type chromosome 2, ASM1957865v1, whole genome shotgun sequence containing:
- the LOC8280534 gene encoding probable metal-nicotianamine transporter YSL8, which produces MEQNEVGLDLEKKNKNSEEEEEEEKERHRKYYSVEQIFEEQEVPSWRKQLTVRAFLVSFVLSILFSFIVMKLNLTTGILPLLNVSAGLLGFFFLKIWTSFLSKFRLLSQPFTRQENTVIQTCVVASSGIAFSGGFGSYLFGMSETIAKQSAEDKIDHKNPSLPWMIGFLFVVSFLGLFSVVPLRKIMIIDFKLTYPSGTATAHLINSFHTPAGAKLAKKQVKTLGKFFSFSFLWGFFQWFYAAGDGCGFGSFPTFGLEAYKNKFYFDFSATYVGVGMICPYIVNISVLLGGVLSWGLMWPLIDTRKGDWYPAALSSNDIHGLQGYRVFIAIAMILGDGLYNFFKVLTRTLVALFLQLRNRGARNFLPNAGQLSPRSCNFSYDDERRTRLFLKDQIPTWFAIASYVAIAAISTATLPHIFHQLKWYYILVIYFFAPTLAFCNAYGCGLTDWSLASTYGKLAIFTIGAWAGASHGGVIAGLAACGVMMNIVATASDLTQDFKTGYLTLSSPRSMFVSQVIGTAMGCIISPCVFWLFYKAFDDLGQPGSEYPSPNAVIYRNMAILGVQGFSALPKDCLLLCYVFFGAAILIDVIKDTLGKRWARFIPLPMAMAIPFYLGPYFAIDMCVGSFILFVWEKINKTKADAFGPAVASGLICGDGIWTLPSSILALAGVKPPICMKFLSEGANSRVDKFLGS